A genomic stretch from Chryseobacterium sp. SNU WT5 includes:
- the ctlX gene encoding citrulline utilization hydrolase CtlX, whose product MQTASTVLMVEPIAFGYNSQTAENNYFQVEQKEADIQEKALQEFNTFADKLRDKGINVITVKDTLEPHSPDSIFPNNWVSFHEDGKVALYPMFAPNRRVERRTDILETIKNEGFTISEVDDLSAPENQEKFLEGTGSMIFDHDYKIAYGSVSLRLNEELFRGFCNKYGYTPIVFHSFQNVGDQRLPIYHTNVMMCVAEQFVVICLDCIDDEMERSKVQEVIKSTEKEVIEISEDQMQQFAGNMLQVQNEEGTQFLVMSETAYKALTKEQIAKIESYCEIIYSDLNTIEVNGGGSARCMLAEVFLPKK is encoded by the coding sequence ATGCAAACAGCCAGTACCGTTTTGATGGTAGAACCGATTGCTTTCGGTTACAATTCACAAACCGCGGAAAATAACTATTTCCAGGTCGAACAAAAAGAAGCCGATATTCAAGAGAAAGCGCTTCAGGAATTCAATACTTTCGCAGACAAGCTGCGTGATAAAGGAATTAACGTGATTACGGTAAAAGATACATTAGAACCGCATTCGCCAGATTCTATTTTCCCAAACAACTGGGTAAGCTTTCATGAAGATGGCAAAGTCGCTTTGTATCCTATGTTTGCCCCAAACAGAAGAGTAGAGCGAAGAACTGACATTTTGGAGACTATTAAAAATGAAGGTTTTACGATCTCTGAAGTAGATGACTTATCTGCTCCCGAAAATCAGGAAAAGTTTCTGGAAGGTACAGGAAGTATGATCTTCGATCACGATTATAAAATTGCTTATGGATCTGTTTCTCTTCGGTTAAACGAGGAATTATTTCGGGGATTTTGCAATAAATATGGTTATACTCCCATCGTTTTTCATTCGTTTCAGAATGTTGGCGACCAAAGATTACCAATCTATCACACGAATGTGATGATGTGTGTAGCTGAACAATTTGTGGTCATTTGCCTGGATTGCATTGATGATGAAATGGAACGAAGTAAAGTACAGGAAGTAATTAAATCAACAGAAAAAGAAGTAATCGAAATTTCTGAAGATCAAATGCAGCAATTTGCAGGAAATATGCTCCAGGTTCAAAATGAAGAAGGAACTCAGTTTTTGGTCATGAGTGAAACTGCTTACAAAGCTTTAACGAAAGAACAAATTGCAAAAATTGAAAGTTATTGTGAAATCATCTATTCTGATCTGAATACGATTGAGGTGAATGGTGGCGGAAGTGCAAGATGCATGCTGGCAGAAGTTTTCTTGCCGAAGAAATAA
- a CDS encoding copper homeostasis protein CutC, giving the protein MLEIACFEMTSAEIALQSMADRIEFCENLDLGGTTPNLYEFLHLKRHYQKPVYVMIRPKGGPFYYTDAEFLEMKNSIIIFKEGGADGFVFGILDAHNEIDKARNQELRELAGDTPCTFHRAFDRTSNLDQSIKTLISLGFTTVLTSGGEKSALEGKEVLKALIEKYATKIEILIGGGVRSENLQQIKEFTGGTSFHSSAICKYDTFATENEIKELKQLSY; this is encoded by the coding sequence ATGTTAGAAATTGCTTGTTTTGAAATGACTTCTGCAGAAATTGCTTTACAGTCAATGGCCGATCGAATTGAATTTTGCGAGAATCTGGACTTAGGTGGGACTACTCCTAATCTTTATGAATTTTTGCATTTAAAAAGACATTATCAAAAACCAGTATATGTGATGATTCGTCCAAAAGGGGGCCCTTTTTATTATACTGATGCAGAGTTTTTGGAAATGAAAAACAGCATAATCATATTTAAAGAAGGGGGAGCTGACGGTTTTGTGTTTGGGATCTTAGATGCTCATAATGAAATTGATAAAGCCAGAAATCAAGAATTGCGTGAACTTGCTGGTGACACGCCTTGTACCTTTCACCGTGCTTTTGATCGGACATCAAATTTGGATCAATCTATAAAAACCTTAATTAGTTTGGGGTTTACTACCGTTTTAACTTCGGGTGGAGAGAAATCAGCGTTGGAAGGAAAAGAAGTTTTAAAAGCTTTAATTGAAAAATATGCTACTAAAATAGAAATTTTGATTGGCGGTGGGGTGCGCTCAGAAAACCTGCAACAAATTAAAGAATTTACAGGCGGTACCAGTTTTCATTCTTCGGCAATATGTAAATACGACACCTTTGCTACCGAAAATGAAATTAAAGAACTTAAGCAATTAAGTTATTAA